A stretch of DNA from Sulfitobacter sp. D7:
ACAGACACTCTACGAGGTCGAGCGCTCCCAGTTTGTTCGCACAACTTATGACCGGGCAATCACTTCACTGAACGACGTGAACGATGAGGTTTCGGAGCTGATCCACAAAGCATGGGGGCGCGAATGACGACGTCTTTGACAGCCGTGCAGATTGATAGTTTTGACAGCCGTGCAGACAGCCATTTGTCCAGAGTGTTCACGTCTATGATCGCCCAGAAGGAGACAGTTTGATGGCTCGTAAAGACCTCCTGAAAAATGTGATGGCCAGTTCTTCCGAGCAGCCGAAGGACTCTGGCCGATCAGGCTATGCGATGCGTGGCGCATCAAAGTCCATGAAGGTCTCGATTGACAATCTTGCCGAAAATTCGAAGCGCTTGCTCGAAGGGGAAACCATCGTCGAAATCGATCCCCAATTGATCGATGTGTCCTTCATTTCGGATCGTCTCAGCGACGACGACGAGGCCTTCAACGAGCTGAAGGAGTCGATTGCAACTGGTCGCCAGGACACTCCAGTACTGCTTCGCCCGCACCCGGATCTGGACGGTCGCTATATGATCGTCTTCGGCCATCGGCGTGTGCGCGTGGCGTCAGCCCTTGGCCGGAAGGTTCGCGCTGTAGTCAAACCAATGGACGATGTGGCGCACATTCTCGCCCAAGGGCAAGAGAACACGGCGCGCGCGGATCTTTCATTCATCGAGAAGGCGCTTTTCGCAAAAAGCCTCCTTGATATGGGGCAGGCGAAGGATGTGATCCAGTCGGCGCTGACCATTGATGGAACGCTGTTGTCGCGCATGTTGTCTGTCGCGCAGAACATCCCGAGGCATGTGATTGAGCGGATCGGTCCCGCTAAGCAGATTGGCCGTGACCGCTGGGAGGATTTCAAGAAGCTGGCTTCGGAGTCTGCGAACCAAAAGGTCCTTGAAGGTGCCTTGGAACTCGAAGGGTTTCACGAGCTGGATAGCGATGCAAGGTTCGAGCTCCTGCACAGCAGACTGGCAGAGGCGGGCAGGACACCCAAGCGCAGAAAGACGCGCATGGCACCCAAGAAGCGCACCTGGACCGCCGGCAAAGGCCGCATCAAAGGGGTAATCGGCCGGTCCGGAAGGGCATTCAGTATTTCGCTGACAGCACAGGATTCAACCGAGTTCGGAGACTTTCTCTCCGGTCGACTGGATCAGCTCTACAGCGAATTCCTCGCAACAAAAGAGGAGCAGTCGGAACAATGATCTAGGCAAAAGAAAAGCCCCCAAGCAGCGTGGCCTGAGAGCTAATCTGAAAAGTTTGGTCGCTTAGAAGATACCTCTCCCACGAATCACTGTCAACGATGAACGCTTTTGAGCGAACGGCTTTCTTTTGCCTCCACATAACCGGAGGTGAGATACAGGCATGAAACATACAGGTTGGCGCAAGCCGACACCGGGTCTTGGGGTTGCTGAGCAACTTGCCCAAGCCGGTGAACGGGTAGCAGTACCCAAAACACGAGCATTTGTCGCGCTCAAGCGCGTTGGTGCACATATCGGCCTGAAGGCTGGCGACATGATGCTCCTCGACACGCTCGGGGCCTTCACCCAGGCCCAGGACTGGGAGGAGGGGCAGCGCCCGATCGTCTGGGCGTCGAACGCCTATCTGATGGAGCGGACGGGCTTTTCGCTCTCCGCGCTCAAGCGCCATGCGCGGCGCCTGGCCGAGATCGGCGTGATTTCCTTTCAGGACAGCCCGAATGGCAAGCGGTGGGGCCGTAGGGACGCCGATGGGCGCATCGTTGAGGCGTATGGCTTCGATCTGTCGCCGCTTTCAGCCCGTGTCGAGGAGTTCGAGGAGCTTCATGCCGAGCTGCAGGCCGAGCGCGAGCTCTGCCAGCGCCTGAAGCGTCAGATTACGGTGGCACGCCGGATGATCCGCGCTCGGATTGAGGCGGCTATCAGCAGCGCGCTGCGCGGGCCCTGGAGCCAATTCACTGGACTCTTTGAGGAACTTCTGGACCGGCTTCCGCGTCGTCATGAAGCCTCTGAGCAGTTGGAACGGCTACTGTTGTGGTTCAAGGAACTTCAGGAACGGGTCGAAGCGGCCTATCTCAAGGCGACTGGTGCGACAAAACCTGTGGAAAACATCGGTAACAAAGACACCCAAATCACAAAAAAGACTCAAGAAATGGACCCCAGGGAGGTCATTTCTGAACCTCATATACTAATTACAAATCAACTTAATCCTGTAACTAGTAATTCCTCTAAAAAAGAGGAAGCGGCGGGCGTGGTACCCAATGCTCCACCCGAAGAGTGGGTTGATAGGGAGCTGGAAGACTGGGTTGCCGAGGTGCGCAAGAAGCGGACGGCGCTCGATCTGCCGACAATCATGCAGGCCTGTCCGGAATTCGCGTCCTGGGCGCGCAATATGGGTGGATTCCTGAAGGATTGGGGCGACCTGCACCGCGTTGCCGGGCAACTCAGGCCGATGATCGGTATCTCAGAGCATGCCTGGAACGTAGCGCAGGATCGAATGGGGACCCAAGTGGCCACGGCCGCATTTGCGCTCGTCTTCGAGAAGCACAGTGTCGGTGAGGTTGCCTCGCCGGGCGGATATCTTCGGGGCATGGTCGAGAAGGCTGGGGCAGGAGAGCTGCATTTGGAGCGTAGTTTCTATGGCAGGCTCAGCGGGCAGGCGGCGTGACGTATTGATAAATAAGTGGCATTGGCATATATTGCCAACAAAGGAGATCTGACACATGGTGACACGCAACGTTGTCCTGACCGAACCTCAGGATCAACTGGTTCAAGCCTTGGTGGCATCCGGGCGCTACCAGAACGTGAGTGAAGCAATGCGCGCTGGCCTGAGATTGCTGGAGCAGGAAGAAGCACAACTAGCCGGGATCCGGAAAGGTCTAATTGAAGGTCTGGCGCAGGCCAAGGCGGGCGATCTTGCGGAGGGAAGCGGCAAAGATGCGATCCGTAGGGCCTTTGCGACTGCGCGCGCGCGTTCATGAGCCGATCCTTCCGGCTGACTCGTCGTGCGGAAGCTAGCCTCACTGAAATCGGCAGATGGACGATCGAGAATTTCGGGCTGCGCCAAGCGGAGCTTTACGAGGCCGAATTGCTCAACTGCTGTGAAAGAATTCTGAACGGCCAGGCCCATAGCCGGAGTTGCGCAGTTCTCGTTGATGATGTCGAAGACCTGCGGTTCATAAGGGCAGGGGAACATTTCCTTGTGTTTCTGGATCGATCGGACGAGGTCATCATCGTGGATATCCTCCATTCCCGCAGCGATCTCCCTCGCCATGTTGCCTCACTTTCGGCTTTGAAGTCCGAAGACTCCTGATCCACATCACAACCCGGCTGCCTTCGTCAGGTTCACCCGGAACCTGTCTCGGCGACGCTGATAGCGGCGAGTCATCTCGGCCGAAGCGTGCCCCAGCTGCTTCTGGACATAGCGCTCGTCGACTTCGGCGGAGCTGGCGAGACCGGCGCGTAGGCTGTGGCCAGAGAACATAGCGAGGCGGTCTTTCTCAGGCAGGTCCGACCGGATGCCCGCGTCCAGGACCGTGCGCTTGATCAGCCGCGCAACGTGTTTGTCGTTGAGCCGCTTGTCAGAGGCGCGTTTGCCATCCCGCGAGGTGCCGACAAAGACAGGGCCGAAGTCGATCCTGGCGAAGTGCAGCCATTGCTCGAGTGCATGGACAGGGCAGGTCTGGTCCTTGGAGCCGCGGCCGATCTCAACCTCGCGCCAGCCGGTCTTTGCGTTCAGGGTCAGTACGACGCCCTTGTCGAAGATCTCGATCCAGCCGCCCGAGTCCGGCGTGTCGTCCTTGTGAACGTCGAGGCTGACAATTTCCGACCGACGCAGACCGCCCGCGTAGCCAATCAGCAGGATCGCCCGATCCCGCAAGCCGCGCAGGTCGTAGGGCAGGGCGGCGATCATCGCCAGAATATCCTCGGCCAGAATCGCTTCCTTCTGCACCGGCGGGCGCGCGTGCTTGCGTTTGATCCCAGCCAACACCGTCGCGATGTGGCGGTTCTTACGATCGAGGGTGAATCCGCGTTGCGCATAGTTCCAGGCGAGGCCGGAGAGGCGGCGATCGATCGTGCTGACCGACAGGGGGCGGGACGCCCACTGCGAAGGGGAGGGGCCTGACCCGGAGGCGAGATCGGCGAGGTAAAGGCCGATCATCTCGGATGAGGGGGGCAGGGGCTCCACTCCCTTCATCCGGCACCAGCGCGCAAAATGCGCCCAATCCTTGGCATAGGCCTTCAGCGTGTTGTCGGACGCTGCAGCGCGGGCATAGTCGCGGGCGGTGTCGACCAGGCGATCAAGGCTGCCGGAGCCCGCGACATGGGAGGGCAGGGCGATCCCATCGCTTTTTTCTTGATTTCTCGCGTCGCCCTGAGCATTATGACTTGCATCAGAGTTTGATGATGTCGATTTCTCGTCCTCTGCGGCCATTTTCCAGTGAATCCAGCGATGAAATTAAACTGATTTTCAGCGTATCTTTTTATGTCCGATAATACAAACTTATTGGACATAACGAGGAACTGCAAAGCGAGGCGGTTTGCACATCATATTGTGGACGAAAGCGCCGCGCTGATGTAGGCTTCAGGCATGACTTTTTCCCGACCAGATCACACCAGCGACCTCGACACGTTACCCCGGATGCCTGCCTGGGTCACCTCTGCACGCGCTGAAACCCTTGAAGATGTTGCGTTTTTGTCGGGCGCGGCGCTGAACCACCTGCATCTTGTGTTGGGACGCGTGGAGGTGCCCCAAGCCTTGTTGTCGGACCGGCTCGCGCTGCGCGCGGCCGAAGCGTGT
This window harbors:
- a CDS encoding type II toxin-antitoxin system ParD family antitoxin, with the protein product MVTRNVVLTEPQDQLVQALVASGRYQNVSEAMRAGLRLLEQEEAQLAGIRKGLIEGLAQAKAGDLAEGSGKDAIRRAFATARARS
- a CDS encoding tyrosine-type recombinase/integrase — encoded protein: MAAEDEKSTSSNSDASHNAQGDARNQEKSDGIALPSHVAGSGSLDRLVDTARDYARAAASDNTLKAYAKDWAHFARWCRMKGVEPLPPSSEMIGLYLADLASGSGPSPSQWASRPLSVSTIDRRLSGLAWNYAQRGFTLDRKNRHIATVLAGIKRKHARPPVQKEAILAEDILAMIAALPYDLRGLRDRAILLIGYAGGLRRSEIVSLDVHKDDTPDSGGWIEIFDKGVVLTLNAKTGWREVEIGRGSKDQTCPVHALEQWLHFARIDFGPVFVGTSRDGKRASDKRLNDKHVARLIKRTVLDAGIRSDLPEKDRLAMFSGHSLRAGLASSAEVDERYVQKQLGHASAEMTRRYQRRRDRFRVNLTKAAGL
- the repC gene encoding plasmid replication protein RepC, whose protein sequence is MKHTGWRKPTPGLGVAEQLAQAGERVAVPKTRAFVALKRVGAHIGLKAGDMMLLDTLGAFTQAQDWEEGQRPIVWASNAYLMERTGFSLSALKRHARRLAEIGVISFQDSPNGKRWGRRDADGRIVEAYGFDLSPLSARVEEFEELHAELQAERELCQRLKRQITVARRMIRARIEAAISSALRGPWSQFTGLFEELLDRLPRRHEASEQLERLLLWFKELQERVEAAYLKATGATKPVENIGNKDTQITKKTQEMDPREVISEPHILITNQLNPVTSNSSKKEEAAGVVPNAPPEEWVDRELEDWVAEVRKKRTALDLPTIMQACPEFASWARNMGGFLKDWGDLHRVAGQLRPMIGISEHAWNVAQDRMGTQVATAAFALVFEKHSVGEVASPGGYLRGMVEKAGAGELHLERSFYGRLSGQAA
- the repB gene encoding plasmid partitioning protein RepB — protein: MARKDLLKNVMASSSEQPKDSGRSGYAMRGASKSMKVSIDNLAENSKRLLEGETIVEIDPQLIDVSFISDRLSDDDEAFNELKESIATGRQDTPVLLRPHPDLDGRYMIVFGHRRVRVASALGRKVRAVVKPMDDVAHILAQGQENTARADLSFIEKALFAKSLLDMGQAKDVIQSALTIDGTLLSRMLSVAQNIPRHVIERIGPAKQIGRDRWEDFKKLASESANQKVLEGALELEGFHELDSDARFELLHSRLAEAGRTPKRRKTRMAPKKRTWTAGKGRIKGVIGRSGRAFSISLTAQDSTEFGDFLSGRLDQLYSEFLATKEEQSEQ
- a CDS encoding type II toxin-antitoxin system RelE/ParE family toxin, producing the protein MSRSFRLTRRAEASLTEIGRWTIENFGLRQAELYEAELLNCCERILNGQAHSRSCAVLVDDVEDLRFIRAGEHFLVFLDRSDEVIIVDILHSRSDLPRHVASLSALKSEDS